DNA from Microbacterium foliorum:
GCGGGGGCGGAAAGGACGCTGTTGGCGAGAGGGTGCCCGCGGTTCCCAGACTGTTCTCAGGAAAGGTGAGCATCGATGAGGATCCTCGTGGTGTGCGGCGCTGGCGCGTCGAGCACGTTCGTCGCGCAGCGGCTCCGCAGAGCGGCGTCGGAGGCCGGTCTCGAATGGGACGCGTCCGCCGGCATGGAGCACTCCGTCGCCGGAGGCGCGCACGACCTCGTCCTCGTGGGCCCTCACCTCGCCGATCGCCTCGACGCCATCCGCGACGTGGCGCGCACCCGTGCCGTCGTCCTCCCGGAGGACGTCTTCGCCGACCGCGACGGCACCCGCACGCTGGCGCTCGTGCGCTCGATCCTCGCCGACACCACCTCGAAAGGAACATCATGACCGTCTCCCGTACCGTTCGGATCGGCTCCTCCCACGGACTCCACGCCCGCCCCGCGAAGCTGTTCGCGCAGGCCGCGAAGGAGTCGGGCATCCCGGTGACCATCGCGAAGGACTCCGGCAAGCCGGTCAACGCCGCCAGCATCCTCGGTGTCATCGCGCTCGCGGTCGAGCATGGCGACTACGTCACCCTCACCGCGGACGGCGACGGCGCGGAGGGCGTTCTCGACACCCTGACCGAACTGCTCACCACCGACCACGACCAGGAGAGCGCATGAGCGAAATGCGCGGCGTCGGCATCGGACTGGGCGTCGCCCAGGGCGTCGTCGTGCGCATGACCGAGGCCTCGCCCGCACCCGAGAACACTCCGAGCACGCAGGGCGCCGATGTGGAGCGCACCCGGGTGCGCGAGGCCGTCGCCGCGGTCGCGTCGGAGCTCACGGCTCGCGGCGGGTCCGCAGGCGGCTCGGCTCAGGAGGTGCTCGAGGCCCAGGCGATGATCGCCGAGGACCCGACCCTGCAGGACGAGGTCGACACCAGGATCGACGACGGCGCCACCGCTGAGTGGGCCGTGCACGACGCGTTCGCCGGCTTCCGCGCGACACTGGAGGCCGTCGGCGGCTACCTCGGCGAGCGCGCCGCAGACCTCGACGACATCGCCCAGCGCGTTCTCGCCCGACTCCGGGGCGAGGATGCTCCCGGTGTGCCGGACCCGGGTCATCCGTTCGTCCTCGTCGCGAGAGACCTCGCTCCCGCGGACACCGCCCTGCTGAATCTCGATCAGGTGCTCGCCCTGGTGACCTTCGACGGCGGCCCCACCTCGCACACCGCGATCCTGGCCAGGGAGAAGGGGATCGTCGCGATCGTCGGCGCCTCCGCGGCCGCGGATCTCACCACGGGCACGTCGGTGATCGTCGACGCGGCGGCAGGCATCGTGACCGTGGATCCGACCGACGACGAGAAGGACCGTGCCGACGAGCGCGCGGACGCCCGACGCTCGGCAGACGACGCACCGCTGACTCCCGGCGCCCTCGCCGACGGCACGCTGATCCCGCTGCTGGCGAATCTGGGAAAGCCCGCAGACGCAGCCGATGCCGTCGAACGCGGGGCTGAGGGCGTCGGGCTGTTCCGCACCGAGTTCCTGTTCCTCTCGTCGGCCCAGGCGCCGACCGTCGAGCAGCAGCGGGAGGCCTACCGGGAGCTGCTCGCGGCCTTCCC
Protein-coding regions in this window:
- a CDS encoding PTS sugar transporter subunit IIB; the protein is MRILVVCGAGASSTFVAQRLRRAASEAGLEWDASAGMEHSVAGGAHDLVLVGPHLADRLDAIRDVARTRAVVLPEDVFADRDGTRTLALVRSILADTTSKGTS
- a CDS encoding HPr family phosphocarrier protein, giving the protein MTVSRTVRIGSSHGLHARPAKLFAQAAKESGIPVTIAKDSGKPVNAASILGVIALAVEHGDYVTLTADGDGAEGVLDTLTELLTTDHDQESA
- the ptsP gene encoding phosphoenolpyruvate--protein phosphotransferase encodes the protein MSEMRGVGIGLGVAQGVVVRMTEASPAPENTPSTQGADVERTRVREAVAAVASELTARGGSAGGSAQEVLEAQAMIAEDPTLQDEVDTRIDDGATAEWAVHDAFAGFRATLEAVGGYLGERAADLDDIAQRVLARLRGEDAPGVPDPGHPFVLVARDLAPADTALLNLDQVLALVTFDGGPTSHTAILAREKGIVAIVGASAAADLTTGTSVIVDAAAGIVTVDPTDDEKDRADERADARRSADDAPLTPGALADGTLIPLLANLGKPADAADAVERGAEGVGLFRTEFLFLSSAQAPTVEQQREAYRELLAAFPGKKVVVRMLDAGADKPLAFLNDAHEENPALGLRGLRALRASEDILREQLTALAEADAATEADLWVMAPMVATVEETQYFTSLAREYGLKTAGVMVEVPAAALLADRVLAHADFASIGTNDLTQYTMAADRMLGSVAGFQDPWHPAVLRLVREVGAAGARLGKPVGICGEAAADPMLAVVLVGLGATTLSMAPSALADVRRMLSTRTLDEARNLAELALAADDAAGARLAVADATAPLPPHQQKETTS